ATTACATTGCGTAGCATCCATACTTTTGTAAGATTATCTTTGCCAAGCAGTAAATCATCTTTACGCGTCCCACTTTTGAGCACATCAAAGGCTGGGTAGATTCTGCGATCAGCAATAGAACGCGCAAGGACAATTTCACTATTGCCTGTGCCCTTAAATTCTTCAAAGATAACTTCGTCCATTCTTGAGCCTGTTTCAATAAGTGCAGTAGCAATGATAGTAAGACTACCGCCTTGTTCAATATTGCGTGCTGCACCAAAAAATCGTTTAGGTTTATGCAGGGCATTTGCATCAACACCACCACTTAAGACTTTACCGCTTGAGGGAGTAGCAGCATTGTATGCTCGGGCAAGACGCGTGATAGAATCAAGCAGGATTACCACATCTTTGCCCATTTCAACTTTTCGTTTAGCACTTTCAATAACCAAATCTGCCACGCGAATATGATTTGTCGCTGGCATATCAAAAGTAGAACTAAAAACTTGTCCCTTCACACTTCGTTCCATATCAGTAACTTCTTCTGGGCGCTCATCTACAAGTAAAACCATTAGTTCAACATCGGGGTGATTTTTTGCAATGCCGTGAGCTAGTTCTTTCATCAGCTCTGTTTTTCCTGTGCGTGGAGGAGCGACTATGAGTGCGCGTTGCCCTTTGCCAATGGGGCTAAAAAGGTCAAGCATACGCCCTGTAACCTTGCTTGATTCATATTCAAGCTTGAGTTGTTCTTGTGGAAACAAAGGAGTAAGATTATCAAAAAGTGGGCGATTTTTGTTTTCTTCAAGCGACATATAGTTAATCGCTTCAATTTTAAGGAGCGCGTAATATCGCTCTTGGTCTTTTGGTGCGCGCACTTGTCCTGTTACAATATCACCATTACGCAAAGCAAAACGGCGGATTTGTGATTGTGATACATAAGTATCATTTTGAGAATCCGCAAGGCTTTCGGTTAATGCGCGCAAAAAGCCATAGCCTTCATTTGTAATATCTAAAATACCTGAAAAAAGAATATATCCACCTTGATTCACTTGAGCTTTGAGAATCTCAAAAATCAAATCTTGTCGGCGATAGTCGCTTGGATTTTCTACTCCAACTTCTTCAGCAATATTGATAAGCTGCTTAATGCTTTTTATACGCAAATCTTCAAGCTGATAGCCTTCCACAGGTGTATGAGTTCGTTTATTGTCTGCCATAAAATTCCTTAGCCAAAGAGAAGATGTTAAGAAGTTCAAGAAGTCTTAGAATCTAAAATAGCTTAACTTGATTCTAAAGCTTACTCTAAAGAAGTTCTTGTTGTAAAAGATTGAAATGCAGATTCTAATCAAAACTTCCTTGGAAGTCAAGAGTTAGCCCTCATTTTAGTTCATACTATTTTTAATATTTTGGTCTAAATCAGGGTGAATTTTATAAACTTTGTTTTTAATCTTGATGAGAATTCCTGTATCAATAAGTTGTTTAAAAGTCTTTACAATGGTTGGTTTGCTCACGTGCAAATGTGCAATAATATCTTCATAAGAGCCATAGAATATATTATCTTCATCACAATTTGCTAAAAGAAATTGAATAATGGCGATTTTCTTGCCACCTACAAAGGTAGAAATGGCATTGATAAGAAGATTTTTAGAAGCAATTTCATCAGCTTGCAAAAATGGTAAAATAGCTTTATTAAGCGCGTGGAGGAGTTCTTCAATATTAATTGGTTTAAGAATATATCCATCTACACGTAAGCGAATAGCATCAAGAAGATATTTTGTCTCTGTATGCGCAGTAGTTATCACTACGGGCACATCTGGGTGTGTATATGAGTTGCGAATAGCATTAATAAGTTCAATACCATTCATTTTTGGCATAAGAATATCTGTTACAACCAAATCAACTTTATGAAGTTTAAAAAGATTGAGAGCTTCTTGTCCATTTTTGGCTATAAGTAAGCGTCCTACATAATCTCCAAGCACCATATTTGTAAGATTGGCTGTGTCTGTATCATCTTCGGCATACAAAATGGTGAGTTTGCTTAGTGCATCAAGATTCATAATTATCCTTTTGTATTGGTATGTGAATGGTAAATTCTGCTCCAAAATATTGGTTGCCCTTACCCCATTGTGTATTAGATACGCTTATTGTGCCATTGAGTTGGCGCTCAATGATTTGTTTTGCCATATAAAGTCCTACACCTGTTCCAACTGACTTATGTTTGGTGGTAAAATATGGTTCAAAAACTTTTGATTTATCTTCCAAATCAATGCCTCCCGCATTATCTCTCACACAAAGAATAATATTATATCCTAGCTTATCTAATGAAATTTCTATGAGTGGATTCTCAAAGGATTTATCATTTTGATTTTTGAGTTTAAGCGCATCAATGGCATTATTGACAAGAATTAAAATTATTTGAGTAAAGGAATTTTGGTAACCAAGCATACTTGCATTTTGTGCATTAGGGCTTACATCTACCTCAATATGAATAAGATTCTCTTTGAGTTGAGCCTTAAGGAGTTCAATAGAATCCCAAATGCTTTGGGAGAGCTCAAAAAGTTCCTTATTTGTTTCTGGGTGAAAAAAATTACGGAAATTTTCAATCGTATTTGACATTTCTGTGGCGATTTTCATACCATATTGTGTTTGTTGGGTTATAAATTCGTTGTCAAGTTTTTTTTGCATTGCTCTACTCTTGAAACTTTGGATAAGTATCATTAGTGAATTAAGCGGTTGTCGCCATTGATGGGCGATATTTTGTATCATTTCCCCCATAGAGGCAAGCCTAGCTTGTTGATACATAATCAAATCTTTTTTGCGGTTTTGCTCAACTTCATACTCTATTGATTTTTGGAGATTTGCATTAAGCGATTGGAGTTCTTTGGTTTTTGATTGCACAAGTTGCTCTAAAAGTAAGTGATTGGTATTAATAGATTGTCGGATAGAAAAGGCAAGAATGATGATTGTTGTAATGATGATAAGCATAAAGACTGCAAGGATAACAAAAGTATTGGTATAAAGTGAATCTGTGATTTTTTTGCCATAAAAATCAATATCAAAAGAAATAAGAAATTGCGCTTCAAGCAGCGAGGAAATATCCTCTCCATCATCAATAAAGGCTTTATCAATAGATTCTATAAGCGCATTTTCCTCAGAGAGCAGCCTTTGAATCTGCTGATAATAGTGCATTTTAAAAGTCTTAGCATACCACTCACGCAAATGGCTAATAGCAGAATCTTTGTCTTTTGCGAGATTATAAGCTTTGTATTGTTCCCATATTTCAAGGAGTTGTGGGAGAATCTGGTCGTTTTTGTGTGTCTCATATGCTTTATTTAATAAGGTAAGTGTATACATATTTTGACTTTGCGATGAGTTAATATCAAACTCATTTTTTATCCCTATAAGAGCAAGTAAGCCCACACTTGCTATAAGTGTGAATCCAATGATGATAATCCATACCAAAATAGTTGTTTGTGTTTGAAAAGAAATTTTATCAATAAAGTGAGTAATGGTATTTTTCATATAAGCTCTTTTGCATTTGCTATGGCATCGGCAAGGGCGCGTGAGAGTAAGTCATATTGAACAAAGTATGTTTGGTTTTTTTTGAGCGCATAGTTGATTTGTTCTCTTAGCCTCTCTTGCATTTCAAGGAGCTTTATTTGCTCCTTGCCTAAAGCAGCAAGATTTTTTTGGGTATTTTCTATATGTGCAAGCATATGGGACTTATGAAGTATGAGGGTATTAATTTCATTTGTAACAGCTTCTATGCGTGCCTTTGAAGCTCTTTTATCTACAAGCAGACGCAATTCTTTGTTTTTAGATTCTAAAAGTTCTTGGTAAGACGATTCTTTTGTAAGCGTATCTTTTTCTTCAATATCATTTTGTTGTATTTGGTTGTTGAGGGTATGAATTTGCTCTTCAAAATTATCTGAACGTTTTTGCATTTGGGCTATATCAAATTCTACGGCTTTTTTATTTTTCAAACATTCTTTAATCAGTGGTATAGTCCAAGGATTGCCATTATTATCGGTGATAAGAGGCTTTTTGAGAATCTTGCCCCTTAATTCAATAGAGCCTCCATTATAAAACTCAACAAAGGCAATGGCATTTACATTATCTTTTGCACATAGCTCTAAGAGTTCCTTTGCTACAACTTCAAACATAACCCACGCGTATTTTTGAGTTATATACATACAATAAATACTCTTTGCTAAAGAATCTATATGATGTATGTGTAAGCTTTCAATATATATGCGTAATTTTTGGATAGCAAAAAACTTAAAGTTTTTATTAAAACCTAAATTGTCAATACGTTTTAAGTCAATATCTTTTTGGAGAATAAGAAGTGTATTTTGGACAATAAGAGATTGGACATTTGTCATAGAGAGTGCATTATCAAGCACGATTCTATCTTCATTGCTTAAGACATTTATATGGGAATTGCAATTGATTTGGCGGATTTCATTATTGATTTTTACGCTTTCATAATCAAATTTAAAAAACTTAATGTTGCCATCTTTAAAAAATAAGGCATCACGCGCCTGTATGCCAAATACATTGCGCAAAGCAATTTTTATCATTTCGCGCTTAGTGCTTTGGGCATTTAAATCAAGTGTTGTATCCACAAAATCTAAGAGTTCCTCAAAATCTTCCTTAGAGGGTTCTTGTTTATAAAGTGTGAATTTATGCTTTTTTAAAAATTCACAAATGCGCTGCACATAAAGATTGTGTGTGCGGTTTTTGATATGTGTTATCACTTGAAGTTGTTTTTTGTCATAATGCACAAAAGCGCCCAAACCACATTGATTGTAAAAATGTAAAATTGCCATACGAATTTCACTCTCCATCATTGGATTTGCCTGTATTAGAGCAAAAAGCTGCTCTTGACTCTGTGCTTTAGAATCTACAATGCGCTCACAATCATTAAAGCTCTTTTGTAAAATGCCTAGAGCCTCATCATATACTGCGCTTAAAGGATGAGTATTATTCATACTTTTCTCTTTTTAAGCATTTACACGATTTTTGCGCGAAAGCACACTATTAATTTGCTCTTGTGAAGCACTTTTAAGAGATTCAAAGCTGCCAAAGTAATCTAAAAGTTTTTTAATCTGTGCTTGAGTATAGTGTTTTCCCATCATTTGTGCCCTTTGTATATCTTTTTGTTTCTTATAGCGGTGATAAGTGATAGCATAGCGATGCACTTCATCACGGAGTTTTTGAAAGAATTGTAGTCTTTTATCATTTGGTTTTAGTTTAAACTCTGCATTTTTGCTTCGCAAAATATCAAAAGCATTACCTTTTGCACGATATGCTTTGGCATTATGCTTCATTTTGGCAATCGCTAAGACTTCAACATTTGCTCCCGCACTTTTTAAAATATCAAGCGCAAGATTAATTTGTGCTCTGCCTCCATCAAGCAACCATAAAGCAGGCGGGGGATTAGAATCAAAGCTTTGAGCTCGGCGCATAAGCATTTCGTGCATTTGGTTGTATTCATCACTTGCGCTAAGCTGATACCGCCGATATTTAGAGCGAATAAAATCACTATTTTCATATACTATCATACCGCCCACATTATGTGTGCCGCTATGATGAGAGGTATCAAAAACTTCAATGGAGTAAGGTATTTCACGCAATCCGCACAGCTCTTTAATCCCTACAAGCGTGGAGAGCGTATCATTTTGTTGGGTATGTAATCGTCCTATTTCAAGGGCATTTTTATGCGCAAGCTGCAGCAAGTCTTTTTTTGTGCCTCTTTGTGGTTGGACAATTTTAAGAAAGCTACGCGTTTGTTCTCTTAAGAGTTGTTGCAAATGTGGCAAGTCGGGAAAATCAAATGGAGGAATAAGAATCTCTTGGGGCACAAGTGGCATTTGAGTTTTGTAATGATTGAGCAAAGCTTGAGTGTAAAGTTGGGGAAGATTGTGAGATTGTATATCTTCGTGCAACAATATAAAATCACTTGAGATAATGCGCCCATTGCGGATAAAAAGCATCATTAAAATATGCGTATGTGGCGGTGTATGAGATTTTTTGTGAGCATTATGGGAATCTTGTGAGTTTCTCAAGCAATCTTGCTTTTGCAGCACGAATACATCATAATCCCCACTCCTCATATCAATGATAGATTGGTTTTTCATTTGTGTAATCTTTTGGATTCTATCACGCATTATGGCGGCTTCCTCAAATTGCAGATTGGCAGAGAGAGAGTGCATTTTAGATTCTAGTATTGTCAATAATGTCTTTTTATCCTCAATGAGTGCAATACCTTGCGCAATGGTGTGTGCATAAGTTTGTGTGGAGATTTTATTTTCGCAGGGCGCAGGACATTTGCGAATCTGATGAAATATACAGGCTTTTTTACCTTTGACACAGGATTTTTTCTGCACAAGTGGCAGATTATCATAGAGACTATCAAGTAACTCTCTTGCCCCGCTTACAAAAGGTCCAAAATATTGAATCTGATTTGATTTGAGCACTTGGCGCGTGAGTTCAAAGCGAGGGTAGGGGAGGGATTTATCAATATAAATATAAGGATAAGTTTTATCATCGCGCAAAAGGATATTGTATCTTGGCTTGAGGCTTTTAATAAGTGAGTTTTCAAGGATAAGTGCATCTTGCTCATTATTTGTCAAAAATGTATGAATCCGCGCGATTTGAGATACCATAAGAGCGATTCTTGGGCTAAGATTATTTTTGGGTGCAATATGTCCAGATTCAATGCTAAAATAGCTTTTAATGCGGTTTTTGAGATTCTTTGCTTTGCCTACATAGAGTAGATTATCCTCATCATCAAAAAATTGATAAATGCCAGATTGTGTGGGTAAATCTGCTAAATGTGCGAGGAGATTATAGTTTTGAGATTCTTTATTGCTCATTTTGTGCGTCCCATTGGCGTTTAATACCTAAGCGTAAAGCTTCAATTTTTTCATAAATTTTACTATCTGTTGCACGATTTTCAAAGTTTCCATCAGAATGTTCATAAAAAGTCTGCACACTTGGGAGAGATAAAGGCGGTGGGGCAAGAATATGACTAGGAACATACGCATATACTTTTTCAACACAACTTAGTGTTGGGAAAGATTCTTTATGTTCCTTTAAAGTCTTTATTATGTGTTTATGTTTATAATGGTTAAATTCTACACATAAAGCCTTGTGTTTAAAAGCAAAAAGTAATTGATTATTTTTAGGGACTATAAATAGAATCTGCTCTCTTTCCAAAGGTGTGAGAAAAGTATTTTTAAAGCGTGTAATCTCATCTTGTTGATTGAGTCTAGGTGCTAGAACAGGATATTCTCGCTTAAGATAGGAGCGTATATGACACATATTTTTCATATTATCTGTTATTTTCATTGTGTGATTCTAGCATATTTAGTGTTTATTTTTGTTATAGGTTGCGGATATAAGGCAGACCCATTTTACAAAGAGCCAACAAAGCAGGAGCAAAAAATGCAATCCCAAAATCCCCAAATACACAACAAAAAAGTGCTTTTTTATGGCATAGATTCTACACCTCCACCAAGTGAAGAGCAGGATTGGTAATGGGACAATATGATGTGATTATTATTGGCGCAGGAGTGGCGGGGCTATATTGTGCGAGACATTTGCCTCCTGATTTAAAAGTGCTTATTTTGTGTAAATCTCAACCTTGGGAATGCAATACATTCTATGCACAAGGTGGCATAAGTATCGCTAAAGACGAAAGTGATGTTCCATTGCACATACAAGACACGCTTCTTGCAGGTGCAAAGCTCAATACTTTAGAATGTGTGAATAAACTTGTAAAAGGAAGCAATGAGATTCTAAATGAGCTTATTGCAAGTGGTTTAGCATTTGATAGAGATGAAAGCGGCGCACTGCTCTATGCCAAAGAAGGAGGGCATTCTCACGCGAGAATTGTTCATTCAGGAGGAGATGCCACAGGGCGCAGTCTTCACACGCACCTTATTGATAAACTTCGCACGACATTGTGGAAAAATGCCGAAGTAGTAGATTTACTCATTGAAGAAGATAAATGTTATGGTGTGTGTGTGCAGACAAAATCAGGACTTCATAATCTCTATGCACATCATATAGTTATCGCAAGTGGCGGCGTTGGAGGATTATTTAAATATCATACAAACGCCTATACAATCAGTAGCGACATACACGGCATTATTTTAGAGCATAATCTTGCCTTGCAAGATATGGAAATGTTACAATTTCACCCTACAACCTATATCAATAATCCTCAAGCGCGAAAATATCTCATCTCTGAAGCGGTGCGAGGTGAGGGTGGCATTATCGTTGATAGAGAGGGCAAGAGGTTTTTATTTGATTATGATGAACGAGGAGAACTTGCTCCGCGTGATATTGTGGCGAGAGGAATTATGGATTATTGCTTAAAACATAACCAAGAGGCATTTTTAGATTTAAGTGCATTTACCTATGAGGGGTTTAAAGCGCGTTTTCCTAATATTTATCGTGATTTGAACACTTGCAAGTTGAATATCCCCACAGATAAAATACCTATTTCACCGGCATTTCATTATTCAATGGGAGGTATTTTGACCAATACAGATTCTTTGGTGCAGGGTATGAGTAATTTATATGCAATCGGAGAATGTGCGTGTAATGGGCTACACGGAGCAAATCGCCTTGCGTCAAATTCGCTCCTTGAGGGGCTTGTCTTTGGTAAAAATGTGGCTCAACATATTGTAGAGAATTACACACAAACGCCTATTCGTCACTTTCCTGTATGTGATGAGGTGCTAGAAAAACAAGGCGATAGTAAGCTTAAAAATATATTGCGTGAGATTATGTGGGATAAAGTGGGGATTATCCGCTCTCAAAGTGGGTTAGATTCTGCGCTTGGTGGGATTGAAGTGATGTTAGAATCTCATATCGGGCGTATGTTGCGGTTGCGATTGCTTGTAGCAAAAAAGATTGTCCAATCTGCTCTAAAGCGCAAACAAAGCATAGGAGCGCATTTTAGAGTGGATTGATATTTAGTATGTTCATTATGAGACTTATTTACTTAATGCAGTGGCTTACAAATTTTGAGTAATTATCAATAATCAAGCCACCTTTGCGGAATCCAAGCCCACAAGAT
This DNA window, taken from Helicobacter sp. MIT 21-1697, encodes the following:
- a CDS encoding response regulator; this encodes MNLDALSKLTILYAEDDTDTANLTNMVLGDYVGRLLIAKNGQEALNLFKLHKVDLVVTDILMPKMNGIELINAIRNSYTHPDVPVVITTAHTETKYLLDAIRLRVDGYILKPINIEELLHALNKAILPFLQADEIASKNLLINAISTFVGGKKIAIIQFLLANCDEDNIFYGSYEDIIAHLHVSKPTIVKTFKQLIDTGILIKIKNKVYKIHPDLDQNIKNSMN
- the rho gene encoding transcription termination factor Rho — its product is MADNKRTHTPVEGYQLEDLRIKSIKQLINIAEEVGVENPSDYRRQDLIFEILKAQVNQGGYILFSGILDITNEGYGFLRALTESLADSQNDTYVSQSQIRRFALRNGDIVTGQVRAPKDQERYYALLKIEAINYMSLEENKNRPLFDNLTPLFPQEQLKLEYESSKVTGRMLDLFSPIGKGQRALIVAPPRTGKTELMKELAHGIAKNHPDVELMVLLVDERPEEVTDMERSVKGQVFSSTFDMPATNHIRVADLVIESAKRKVEMGKDVVILLDSITRLARAYNAATPSSGKVLSGGVDANALHKPKRFFGAARNIEQGGSLTIIATALIETGSRMDEVIFEEFKGTGNSEIVLARSIADRRIYPAFDVLKSGTRKDDLLLGKDNLTKVWMLRNVMHTMDDIEALTFIYSKMKQTQNNEEFLNMMNSQE
- the uvrC gene encoding excinuclease ABC subunit UvrC, translating into MSNKESQNYNLLAHLADLPTQSGIYQFFDDEDNLLYVGKAKNLKNRIKSYFSIESGHIAPKNNLSPRIALMVSQIARIHTFLTNNEQDALILENSLIKSLKPRYNILLRDDKTYPYIYIDKSLPYPRFELTRQVLKSNQIQYFGPFVSGARELLDSLYDNLPLVQKKSCVKGKKACIFHQIRKCPAPCENKISTQTYAHTIAQGIALIEDKKTLLTILESKMHSLSANLQFEEAAIMRDRIQKITQMKNQSIIDMRSGDYDVFVLQKQDCLRNSQDSHNAHKKSHTPPHTHILMMLFIRNGRIISSDFILLHEDIQSHNLPQLYTQALLNHYKTQMPLVPQEILIPPFDFPDLPHLQQLLREQTRSFLKIVQPQRGTKKDLLQLAHKNALEIGRLHTQQNDTLSTLVGIKELCGLREIPYSIEVFDTSHHSGTHNVGGMIVYENSDFIRSKYRRYQLSASDEYNQMHEMLMRRAQSFDSNPPPALWLLDGGRAQINLALDILKSAGANVEVLAIAKMKHNAKAYRAKGNAFDILRSKNAEFKLKPNDKRLQFFQKLRDEVHRYAITYHRYKKQKDIQRAQMMGKHYTQAQIKKLLDYFGSFESLKSASQEQINSVLSRKNRVNA
- a CDS encoding sensor histidine kinase, which encodes MKNTITHFIDKISFQTQTTILVWIIIIGFTLIASVGLLALIGIKNEFDINSSQSQNMYTLTLLNKAYETHKNDQILPQLLEIWEQYKAYNLAKDKDSAISHLREWYAKTFKMHYYQQIQRLLSEENALIESIDKAFIDDGEDISSLLEAQFLISFDIDFYGKKITDSLYTNTFVILAVFMLIIITTIIILAFSIRQSINTNHLLLEQLVQSKTKELQSLNANLQKSIEYEVEQNRKKDLIMYQQARLASMGEMIQNIAHQWRQPLNSLMILIQSFKSRAMQKKLDNEFITQQTQYGMKIATEMSNTIENFRNFFHPETNKELFELSQSIWDSIELLKAQLKENLIHIEVDVSPNAQNASMLGYQNSFTQIILILVNNAIDALKLKNQNDKSFENPLIEISLDKLGYNIILCVRDNAGGIDLEDKSKVFEPYFTTKHKSVGTGVGLYMAKQIIERQLNGTISVSNTQWGKGNQYFGAEFTIHIPIQKDNYES
- the nadB gene encoding L-aspartate oxidase, which translates into the protein MGQYDVIIIGAGVAGLYCARHLPPDLKVLILCKSQPWECNTFYAQGGISIAKDESDVPLHIQDTLLAGAKLNTLECVNKLVKGSNEILNELIASGLAFDRDESGALLYAKEGGHSHARIVHSGGDATGRSLHTHLIDKLRTTLWKNAEVVDLLIEEDKCYGVCVQTKSGLHNLYAHHIVIASGGVGGLFKYHTNAYTISSDIHGIILEHNLALQDMEMLQFHPTTYINNPQARKYLISEAVRGEGGIIVDREGKRFLFDYDERGELAPRDIVARGIMDYCLKHNQEAFLDLSAFTYEGFKARFPNIYRDLNTCKLNIPTDKIPISPAFHYSMGGILTNTDSLVQGMSNLYAIGECACNGLHGANRLASNSLLEGLVFGKNVAQHIVENYTQTPIRHFPVCDEVLEKQGDSKLKNILREIMWDKVGIIRSQSGLDSALGGIEVMLESHIGRMLRLRLLVAKKIVQSALKRKQSIGAHFRVD